The following are encoded in a window of Rhodothermus bifroesti genomic DNA:
- the gcvH gene encoding glycine cleavage system protein GcvH: MEFPENLRYTKEHEWLRLEADGKEATIGITDFAQRELGDIVYVELQPIGTELAKDEVFGTVEAVKTVSELYMPVSGTIVAINTALQNHPELVNQSPYDEGWMIRIVLKDPAELETLLSAEAYAAMVG, translated from the coding sequence ATGGAATTTCCTGAAAACCTCCGCTACACCAAAGAACATGAGTGGCTGCGGCTTGAGGCCGATGGCAAAGAGGCTACCATAGGCATTACCGACTTTGCCCAGCGAGAGCTGGGCGATATTGTTTACGTCGAACTGCAGCCGATAGGCACCGAACTGGCCAAAGATGAAGTCTTTGGAACCGTAGAGGCCGTGAAGACGGTTTCTGAGCTTTACATGCCGGTTTCGGGGACGATTGTTGCCATCAATACGGCACTGCAAAACCATCCAGAACTGGTAAACCAGTCGCCTTACGACGAAGGGTGGATGATCCGCATTGTGCTGAAAGATCCGGCTGAGCTAGAAACACTGCTTTCGGCCGAAGCTTATGCGGCGATGGTGGGCTAA
- the guaA gene encoding glutamine-hydrolyzing GMP synthase: protein MHEKIVILDYGSQYTQLIARRVREVGVYSEIHPCTLTPEQVAALRPKGLILSGGPCSVYDPGAPQLPQALLELQREDGSPLPVLGICYGLQAMAHTLGGSVERAARREFGRAHLHIDEAEDLFAGVPSGTTVWMSHGDHLTRLPEGFTIIAHTENAPIAAVRALDRPLYGVQFHPEVVHTDYGRQILQNFALKICGCRGDWTPAAFIEEKMAEVRARVGDEHVILGLSGGVDSSVAAVLLHRALGDQLTCIFVDNGLLRKGEAAQVITTFRDHFHIRLKAVDAGSLFLSRLQGVTDPEQKRKIIGATFIEVFEQATQELTRELGRRPRFLAQGTLYPDVIESVSYKGPSATIKTHHNVGGLPEQLNFEIIEPFRELFKDEVRAIGRLLQVPELILHRHPFPGPGLAVRVLGPVTQERLDLLREADAIFIEELQRHGLYDQVWQAFAVLLPVQTVGVMGDERTYEYVCALRAVTSLDGMTADWARLPHEFLAYVSNRIVNEVRGINRAVYDISSKPPATIEWE, encoded by the coding sequence ATGCATGAGAAAATTGTTATTCTTGATTACGGCTCCCAATATACACAGCTTATTGCGCGACGCGTGCGCGAGGTGGGCGTCTATTCTGAAATCCACCCGTGCACCCTTACGCCCGAGCAAGTCGCTGCGCTTCGCCCCAAAGGATTGATCCTTTCGGGTGGACCCTGCTCGGTTTATGATCCTGGTGCACCTCAGCTGCCCCAGGCGCTTTTGGAACTACAACGGGAGGACGGCTCGCCCCTGCCCGTACTGGGCATCTGCTACGGATTGCAGGCTATGGCGCACACGCTGGGGGGAAGCGTCGAGCGTGCCGCGCGCCGCGAGTTTGGGCGGGCCCATCTCCATATCGATGAGGCGGAGGACCTATTTGCGGGTGTACCTTCAGGGACAACCGTGTGGATGAGCCACGGCGACCACCTAACGCGCTTACCTGAAGGGTTTACCATCATTGCCCATACCGAGAATGCACCTATCGCCGCTGTGCGTGCCTTAGATCGCCCGCTCTACGGCGTCCAATTCCATCCTGAAGTGGTCCATACAGACTACGGCCGCCAGATCTTGCAAAACTTTGCGCTTAAGATTTGTGGCTGCCGGGGAGACTGGACTCCTGCGGCCTTCATTGAAGAAAAAATGGCCGAAGTACGTGCCCGTGTGGGTGACGAGCATGTCATTCTCGGACTTTCTGGGGGCGTAGACTCTTCGGTTGCTGCTGTTTTGCTGCATCGGGCTTTAGGGGATCAGCTTACCTGCATCTTTGTGGATAATGGCCTGCTACGTAAGGGTGAAGCTGCGCAGGTGATCACGACGTTTCGCGATCATTTTCATATCCGACTGAAGGCTGTCGATGCTGGGTCGCTGTTTTTGTCCCGGCTGCAAGGCGTTACGGACCCTGAGCAGAAGCGAAAGATCATCGGCGCTACGTTTATCGAGGTCTTTGAGCAAGCCACCCAAGAGCTAACCCGGGAATTAGGCCGCCGGCCACGCTTTCTGGCCCAAGGCACGCTCTACCCGGATGTTATCGAAAGCGTCTCTTACAAAGGACCATCGGCTACAATCAAGACGCATCATAACGTAGGCGGTTTGCCCGAGCAGTTGAATTTCGAGATTATCGAGCCCTTCCGCGAGTTGTTTAAAGACGAAGTCCGCGCCATTGGACGTTTACTTCAAGTGCCTGAACTTATTTTGCATCGCCATCCGTTTCCGGGACCAGGGCTGGCCGTTCGGGTGCTTGGGCCTGTAACCCAAGAGCGGCTGGACTTGCTGCGTGAAGCAGACGCGATCTTTATCGAAGAGCTGCAGCGCCACGGCTTGTACGATCAGGTTTGGCAAGCGTTTGCTGTGCTGCTGCCGGTGCAGACGGTGGGGGTGATGGGCGACGAGCGCACCTATGAGTATGTATGTGCTTTGCGTGCGGTTACAAGCCTCGATGGCATGACGGCCGACTGGGCGCGGCTGCCGCACGAGTTTCTGGCCTACGTGTCCAACCGGATTGTCAACGAAGTGCGTGGGATCAACCGGGCAGTCTACGACATCAGCTCCAAACCACCGGCTACCATCGAGTGGGAGTAA
- the accB gene encoding acetyl-CoA carboxylase biotin carboxyl carrier protein, giving the protein MDLERLRELLKIVAESGVAEVEIEEEDFKLVIRKNAPAIVMQPASLPYPMYAMPQALPSPTVVPTAPAPVAPAPQAPPAPETPPAVTPNQSTSDGASVVTKAKTHVVRAPIVGTFYRAPSPDADPFVEVGDRVKPGDVLCIIEAMKLMNEIESEVAGVVKEILVENGQPVEYDQPLFVIALD; this is encoded by the coding sequence ATGGACCTGGAACGGCTTCGCGAACTACTTAAAATCGTGGCAGAAAGTGGGGTAGCTGAAGTAGAGATCGAGGAAGAAGACTTCAAGCTGGTCATTCGCAAGAACGCACCGGCTATTGTGATGCAGCCGGCCTCGCTGCCCTATCCAATGTATGCTATGCCTCAGGCGCTACCGTCACCTACTGTGGTGCCCACTGCGCCTGCCCCGGTTGCACCAGCCCCCCAGGCACCGCCTGCACCTGAAACCCCACCAGCCGTAACGCCGAATCAGAGTACCTCAGACGGCGCCTCGGTCGTCACAAAGGCCAAGACCCATGTGGTTCGGGCGCCGATTGTCGGTACCTTCTACCGAGCACCTTCTCCCGATGCTGACCCCTTTGTGGAGGTCGGCGATCGGGTGAAGCCAGGCGATGTGTTGTGCATCATCGAGGCGATGAAGCTCATGAATGAGATCGAAAGCGAGGTAGCTGGTGTGGTCAAAGAGATCCTGGTTGAAAACGGCCAACCTGTCGAATACGACCAGCCCTTGTTTGTCATTGCCCTCGACTAA
- the accC gene encoding acetyl-CoA carboxylase biotin carboxylase subunit: MIRKVLIANRGEIALRVIRTCREMGLKTVVVYSTADRDSLPVRFADEAVCIGPPPSSESYLRIDRIIAAAEVTGADAVHPGYGFLSENAEFSAICADHGLKFIGPSPEAIRLMGDKSLAKETMRKAGVPVVPGSDGIIEDVKQGMRIAAEIGYPVMIKAAAGGGGRGMRIVHREEDFARQFNAARTEAEAAFGRPDVYLEKFIVQPRHVEIQVLGDGKGNVIHLGERECSIQRRHQKLLEESPSPIVDEALRQRMGEAAVRGAQAVNYEGAGTIEFLVDAERNFYFMEMNTRIQVEHPVTEEVTGLDLIEQQLRIAMGEPLPPQASLRLEGHAIECRINAENPFRNFSPSPGMITVFHPPGGPGVRVDTHVYAGYVIPPHYDSMIAKLIVHAPTRAQAIRRMLRALEEFVIEGVHTTIPFHRQLLMHPDFQEGRFDTRFLESFRLQPEPAS; the protein is encoded by the coding sequence GTGATTCGTAAGGTTCTGATTGCCAATCGGGGAGAGATCGCCTTGCGGGTGATCCGCACCTGTCGAGAGATGGGTCTGAAAACGGTGGTGGTTTATTCCACCGCCGATCGGGATTCCCTTCCCGTGCGTTTTGCCGATGAAGCGGTCTGCATTGGCCCTCCGCCCTCTTCCGAGAGCTATCTGCGCATCGATCGGATCATTGCAGCTGCCGAGGTCACGGGCGCCGATGCCGTTCATCCGGGCTATGGCTTTCTTTCAGAAAATGCCGAATTTAGTGCAATTTGTGCTGATCATGGCCTCAAGTTTATCGGCCCTTCTCCTGAGGCCATACGGCTTATGGGCGATAAAAGCCTAGCCAAAGAAACCATGCGCAAAGCAGGTGTTCCGGTGGTGCCAGGCTCAGATGGCATCATCGAAGACGTCAAGCAAGGCATGCGCATTGCAGCTGAGATTGGCTATCCGGTGATGATTAAGGCAGCGGCTGGGGGAGGCGGGCGCGGTATGCGTATTGTCCATCGCGAAGAAGACTTTGCACGCCAGTTCAATGCAGCCCGAACAGAGGCAGAAGCGGCTTTTGGCCGACCTGACGTCTACTTAGAGAAGTTTATCGTGCAGCCGCGCCATGTCGAAATTCAGGTGCTGGGCGACGGCAAGGGCAATGTCATCCACTTAGGAGAGCGCGAGTGTTCGATTCAACGCCGGCATCAGAAGCTGCTTGAAGAATCGCCTTCCCCCATTGTCGATGAAGCACTCCGCCAACGAATGGGCGAGGCAGCTGTCCGCGGTGCCCAGGCGGTTAACTACGAAGGTGCAGGCACGATCGAGTTTCTTGTCGATGCCGAGCGCAACTTCTACTTCATGGAGATGAACACTCGCATCCAGGTAGAGCATCCTGTGACCGAAGAGGTGACGGGACTTGACCTGATCGAGCAGCAACTGCGCATTGCTATGGGCGAGCCGCTACCACCTCAAGCCTCCCTTCGGTTGGAAGGACACGCCATTGAGTGTCGCATCAATGCAGAGAATCCGTTTCGCAACTTTAGCCCTTCGCCGGGCATGATCACCGTGTTTCATCCACCAGGAGGTCCCGGCGTGCGCGTGGATACCCATGTCTACGCAGGCTATGTCATTCCGCCTCACTACGACTCGATGATTGCTAAACTTATTGTGCATGCGCCGACGCGGGCCCAGGCTATTCGGCGTATGCTTCGGGCCTTAGAGGAGTTTGTCATCGAAGGCGTACATACCACGATTCCTTTTCACCGTCAACTGCTGATGCATCCTGACTTTCAGGAAGGCCGTTTTGATACCCGCTTTTTGGAGTCGTTCCGGTTGCAACCAGAACCGGCTTCATAG
- a CDS encoding outer membrane protein assembly factor BamD, which produces MQRISRYGVLLILMLLGCAGSGRLRHNSPQEAYERAMTLYNQGKYARAIEYFQAVFTYGRMHEWAADAQFYLARAYYRNQEYLLAASEYERFTQIHRSDPRVPEAEYERAMCYYNLSPPYELDQTDTRRAIEAFQLFIDRYPNHERVADATQKIAELRAKLARKQYEAARLYERRELYEAAAVTYEAVFDRYPDTPWADDALVGAMQAYIAFANQSVRTRQPERYQRAIELYERLLQLFPDSPLLQTAETLYAEAQRHLKELGAASLAQGRTQP; this is translated from the coding sequence ATGCAACGCATAAGCCGCTACGGTGTGTTGCTTATCCTGATGCTGCTTGGGTGTGCCGGCAGCGGAAGATTGCGTCATAACTCCCCTCAAGAAGCGTATGAGCGGGCAATGACTTTGTACAACCAAGGTAAATACGCCCGGGCCATTGAGTATTTCCAGGCAGTTTTTACCTATGGTCGCATGCACGAGTGGGCCGCCGATGCCCAGTTCTATCTGGCACGTGCCTATTACCGCAACCAGGAATACCTATTGGCCGCCAGCGAATACGAGCGTTTTACCCAGATCCACCGCAGCGACCCCCGCGTGCCAGAGGCCGAATACGAACGGGCGATGTGCTACTACAACCTGTCGCCCCCGTATGAGCTAGATCAGACCGACACGCGCAGAGCTATCGAGGCTTTTCAGCTTTTTATCGATCGCTACCCCAATCACGAGCGGGTAGCCGATGCCACGCAGAAAATTGCCGAGCTACGGGCAAAACTGGCCCGTAAGCAGTACGAAGCTGCAAGGCTCTACGAACGCCGAGAGCTCTACGAAGCTGCAGCAGTAACGTACGAAGCCGTTTTCGATCGCTATCCGGACACTCCTTGGGCCGATGATGCACTGGTGGGTGCAATGCAGGCCTACATCGCTTTTGCAAATCAGAGCGTGCGCACGCGCCAGCCCGAACGCTACCAGCGTGCCATTGAACTCTACGAACGCCTGTTGCAACTTTTCCCCGATAGCCCCTTGCTGCAAACAGCTGAAACCCTTTATGCCGAAGCGCAGCGTCACCTCAAAGAACTCGGCGCAGCTTCACTGGCCCAAGGGCGAACGCAACCTTAA
- a CDS encoding ABC transporter substrate-binding protein, translated as MGVRHWIYRSCGTLFGLLLALSALETAAQRTEIPRIEAAESEFAQALEAFERGNYGLAYRQFRHVVEAYPLHRKTTAAWIMAAKALYRLGEYEQVRSWLEAFRARYPTSKYLAQAQQLEQLAEAAQAWQQRQAQTITLGILLPIDAENAVLTQSLFDGIRLAVAARNADSLLAPVRMVFRDAGTTPAQVQAALRSLVQDQKADLVIGPLYSEQAIAAAEVAEQLRVVLIAPLATDAAVSRGRRWVFQANPTLSVRGQLMARMAVYGLRLRQLGVAALFDDPTTEHMAEAFQAEALRLGAHVVFYKLLPNAQAYGNLVEQIGQDTLRQVEALYLPLSGAQAPALGQAALSSLERAGVSMRILGNAAWREVQAPRQASRYQLTFSNDFWVDSTRAEVRSFQQQYQALRRQQPDRLAYVGYDVARFLLQHLPERSALGDLPDRLREAPPYQGLGVRLHFEGGQVNRALYFHRYRDGRLELLR; from the coding sequence GTGGGAGTAAGGCACTGGATATACCGAAGCTGCGGCACCCTGTTTGGGCTGCTCCTTGCCCTGAGCGCGCTAGAAACGGCTGCTCAGCGGACGGAAATTCCGCGCATTGAAGCGGCTGAAAGCGAATTTGCGCAAGCCCTTGAAGCCTTTGAGCGCGGCAACTACGGCCTAGCCTATCGGCAGTTTCGCCACGTCGTTGAAGCCTATCCGCTGCATCGCAAGACGACCGCAGCTTGGATCATGGCCGCTAAGGCGCTCTATCGGCTGGGGGAATATGAACAGGTGCGCAGCTGGCTAGAGGCGTTTAGAGCCCGCTATCCTACCAGTAAGTATCTTGCCCAAGCGCAGCAGCTGGAGCAGCTGGCTGAAGCGGCGCAAGCCTGGCAGCAACGCCAGGCCCAGACCATTACGCTGGGGATCCTATTGCCGATAGATGCCGAAAATGCAGTGCTAACCCAGTCGCTGTTCGATGGCATCCGACTGGCAGTTGCTGCACGCAATGCAGATAGCCTCCTTGCACCGGTGCGCATGGTATTTCGGGATGCAGGAACCACGCCAGCGCAGGTGCAAGCTGCTTTGCGCAGCTTGGTTCAAGATCAGAAAGCCGACCTTGTGATCGGGCCGCTCTACAGCGAACAAGCTATCGCTGCGGCAGAAGTCGCCGAGCAGCTTCGCGTTGTGCTGATTGCCCCGTTGGCAACCGACGCTGCCGTCTCACGTGGTCGGCGTTGGGTATTTCAGGCCAATCCAACGCTTTCTGTCCGTGGACAGCTCATGGCCCGGATGGCCGTCTATGGTCTAAGACTGCGGCAGTTAGGCGTGGCCGCGCTGTTTGATGATCCGACCACAGAGCACATGGCAGAGGCTTTTCAAGCTGAAGCATTGCGATTAGGGGCACATGTGGTCTTTTATAAGCTCCTCCCTAATGCGCAAGCCTATGGCAATTTGGTCGAGCAAATTGGCCAAGACACGCTCCGGCAGGTCGAAGCGCTGTATTTACCCCTTTCGGGTGCGCAAGCGCCTGCACTGGGGCAAGCAGCCTTGAGCAGCCTGGAGCGGGCAGGCGTTTCAATGCGCATTTTGGGCAACGCAGCCTGGCGTGAGGTGCAAGCCCCGCGCCAGGCCAGTCGCTACCAGCTGACCTTTAGTAACGACTTTTGGGTGGACTCGACGCGCGCTGAGGTGCGGTCGTTTCAACAGCAATACCAGGCGCTGCGTCGTCAACAGCCCGACCGGCTGGCCTATGTAGGCTACGATGTAGCGCGTTTTCTGCTGCAGCATCTGCCAGAGCGCAGCGCGCTGGGCGATTTGCCCGACCGGTTGCGTGAAGCTCCCCCATATCAAGGTTTAGGTGTACGGCTGCATTTTGAAGGGGGACAGGTTAACCGAGCGCTTTATTTCCATCGCTATCGGGATGGTCGTCTGGAACTTCTGCGCTAA
- the nadD gene encoding nicotinate (nicotinamide) nucleotide adenylyltransferase yields the protein MARLRIGLFGGSFNPPHLAHLIVAEQVREQARLDQVLWMPCHFPPHKNEGELAEPHHRLAMTQLAIEGHPHFAVSDLEIRRGGRSYTIDTLRQLQIHYPEGEILLILGEDNLRTFHTWREPEEIIRRAKLLVYRRPGTTLEDVDPRFLQHVTFVEAPLLEISATEIRQRCRQGRSIRYLVPDPVRHYIYTHRLYQT from the coding sequence ATGGCCCGTCTCCGCATTGGACTTTTTGGCGGCTCGTTTAACCCCCCACACCTGGCTCACCTGATCGTGGCTGAACAGGTACGCGAGCAAGCCCGGCTCGACCAGGTCCTCTGGATGCCTTGCCATTTTCCTCCTCATAAAAACGAAGGAGAACTGGCCGAGCCGCACCACCGGCTAGCGATGACGCAACTGGCTATCGAAGGCCATCCACACTTTGCCGTTTCCGATTTGGAGATCCGGCGCGGCGGCCGTTCTTACACCATCGATACCCTCCGCCAGCTACAAATCCACTATCCTGAGGGGGAAATACTGCTCATTCTCGGTGAAGATAATCTGCGTACGTTTCATACCTGGCGCGAACCAGAAGAGATCATCCGGCGCGCTAAGCTTTTGGTCTACCGTCGGCCTGGGACAACCCTAGAAGACGTCGATCCGCGCTTTTTGCAACACGTTACGTTTGTCGAAGCCCCACTTTTGGAAATATCGGCTACCGAAATCCGACAGCGCTGCCGCCAAGGCCGATCTATTCGCTACCTCGTTCCTGACCCTGTCCGACACTATATTTACACACATCGATTATATCAAACTTGA